In Buchnera aphidicola (Aphis nasturtii), the genomic stretch GAAAATTAATATTTTCATTAAGTGCAATATATTGTTGATTCGATGTTTCTGGTGAATATGATGTAAACATATCATTAATTTTAGACTTTCCAAATTTCCATGCAAAAGAAATCACTGCATCTCCTAAGGTAGGTTTTGATAAGTTCATTATTTTTTCAACACTACTTTTCCATGTGTAATCAAATCTCGTAATAAATTCATCATTAAAAATATATTCGGCACCTAAAGATAAACTAGGGAATACACAACTATGCTTGGTAAAAGTCTTTTTTAAATCTTCTTTAGAAGCTAGATTTTCCCAAAACATCATTCCTCCTAATCGTGTATATAGTCGGAAATCATCTGTAATAGGATAAGATAATTTTGTTGAAATTTGAACATTATTTGCTTGCATATTTTCTTTGGATTTTTGAAACATTAGATGCGGAGAAAATCCAGTTGTGTCATTTTCTATTTCCAAACCAAAATATGGATTAAATTCATATCCTAAAAATAATCCAAACATAGGAGCATTAGTGCTTTGCTCATTTTTTAAACCTTGAATTTCTTTATAGTGTAGAAGATTGAAATTCGACCATCCAACTTTAGCACCTAAGTACCATCCATCATTACTTTTTGATTGAACGCTACTGACTAAACTTACTAATAAAATTAGAATAGTAAGAGCTTTTTTTTTCATTTGAAAACTCCGTTTTGAGATAAATTACTAATAATAAAAACAATTTAAAAGTCTAAAAAACTTAAAACAATCATGATAAATCAAATTATAATATAATCTATTATATAATAAATATTATATTAATAATATAAATCTATATATTTATATTATTTATATAACATTTATAATTTATATATATCTTAAATTATTTATATATATTTTAAATTAGTAAATTTATACATACTTGATTAATAATTTTATTTATTGTTAATAATATTACAATTATTTAAAAAAGATATACCTAAAAAATGTAGACTAATTAAATAAATTATTCCAGTAAAAAATAAGATTGTAAATAAACATATTATTTTAATAAAAAAAGAACTTATATCATACAGAGGTATAAAATATAACATAAAAATTAAAAAAAATGTCATAGAAAATGTTGCAGTTAATAAACGAAAAATAAAAATTAATTGATTAAAATTAAAAGAAATTAACTTTTTTTGATATAATTTCCAATATAATAAAAAAAAGTTGATCCATCCAGCTATGCTAAAAGATAAAGCTAAACCTGCATGTTGTAAATAATAAATTAGAAATGGATTTAAAATTTGTGTTACAGATAAAGTAAAAAGTGCAATGCGTGTTGGGATCTTTATTTCTTGAGATGCATAAAAAGCTGAAGATAAAATTTTAACTAAAATAAATGCAATTAAACCAATAGAATATAATTCTAAGGCTTTTTGTGTCATTAAAACATCAAAATCTGTAAATTTTCCATGTTGGAATAGTATAATAACTAAAGGTTTAGCAAGAATAAATAATATGATAGAAGTAGGTAAAGATAAAATCAAAGCTATTCGACCCCCCCAATGGAGTAATTTTTTATATTCTTTAAATCTGTTTTTTGAATAACTTTTTGACAGAGATGTGAATAAAATTGTACTTAAAGAAACACCTAATACACCTATGGGAAATTCAATTAATCTATCAGCATAATACATCCAAGATATCGAACCTGAATTTAACAATGAATTAAAAATAGCATTAAAAATCAAAGAAATTTGATTTGCAAAAGCTCCAATCAAAGATGGTCCTATTTTTTTTACAACTTTTAAAAGACCAGCATTTTTAAAATTAAATTTTGGAATTATTAGCATTTTTATTTTCAACAAATATGGAAACTGATATATTAATTGGATAACTCCACCTACGATAACAGACCATGCTAATATTAAAATTGGAGGATTAAAGAAATTATTAAAAAAAATAGAAAAAATAATCATAGTAATATTTAAAATACTTGGTGACATCGCAGGAATAGAAAAATAATTCCAACTATTTAAAATAGTAGAATATAACGAAGATAGAGAAATTAATAAAACATAGGGGAACATAATTTCCAATAAAGTAAAAGATACTTGAAATTTGTGAAATGAATGAGTAAAACCTGGCGCACTGAATTCAATTAAATAATTAGAAAATATTATCCCTAATATTATTATAATAGATAAAACTAAAATAATTAAACCTAACAAAGATGCGATAAAATCTTTTGTATGATTTATTTTTTCATTTGATTTATAATATATTAAAATAGGAATAAAAGATTGTGAAAAAGCACCTTCAAAAAATAAGCGACGTAATAAATTTGGAATTTTAAAAGCTAAAAAAAAAGCATCAGTATAAATAGAAACGCCAAAAATATGAGCGATTACAAGATCTCTAAAAAAACCTAATATACGTGAAATTAATGTCATAAAACTAAGAGAAAATAAAGATTTTAAAATATTCATATTAAACTAAAACCTAAACAAATTAAAACACTATAATTTAGAAGATATTTTATTTAAATACAAAAAAATTTTCTTACTTATAAAATATTTACATACTATAAAAGCAAATGACTCTTAAACACATTTACTACATTTAAATTAAATTTGAAAAATGTCTTGTTTAAAAAAAATAAAAATAATCAAACCTGATGATTGGCATGTTCATCTCAGAGATGAGAAAATTTTAAAAAAAATTCTAAGATACACTGAAATGTTTTATCAACGTGCAATAATCATGCCTAATCTTAATCAACCGATTATAGATTATAAGAAAGCTATTTTCTATAAACATAGAATTATAAATGCGACTCAGTTAAATACTAAATTTGAACCATTAATGATTTGTTATTTAACCAAAGAAACATGTTTAAAAGAACTACAATATGGTTTTTTACGAAATATATTTATAGGAGCAAAATTATATCCTAATCAATCCACAACAAACTCAAACACAGGTATAAGTAAAATCAGTGAAATTTTTCACGTATTAGAATTGATGCAAAAAATGAAAATGCCATTATTAATACATGGTGAAGAAAGCAATATTAATATTGATATTTATGATAGAGAAGCTAAATTTATTGAAACAACGATGATCCCATTACGTAAAACATTTCCAGAATTAAAAATCATATTAGAACATATTACTACTAAAGAAGCTGTTGATTATATCGAAGAAAATAATTCATCATATTTAGCAGGAACTATCACACCACATCATTTAATGTTAAATCGAAATAATATGTTTATTAACGGAATTCAACCTAATCTATATTGTTTACCTATTTTAAAAAGAAAAGTACATCAAAATGCTTTAAGAAAAGCTATATCTAATGGAAGCACAAGATTTTTTTTAGGCAGCGATAGTGCTCCACATCTTTATAAGCATAAAATTAATATATTTGGATGCGCAGGAATATTTAATGCTCCATCATCTTTGTTATGCTACATCACTGTTTTTGAAGAAATGAAAGCATTAAAACATTTTGAATCTTTTTGTTCAAAAAATGGACCAAATTTCTATAATTTACCAATAAACCAAAAAACTATCACATTAATAAAAAAACCTTATAAAATTTTAAAAAAAATCAGTATTGGGAAAGATTTTATCATGCCTTTTTTATCTGGAGAAACCTTGGAATGGTCTATTTTATAAATATTAATTCTTAAAATATTACTCATACAATGTTTCAGACTTAATGACATTAATTCTATAATTCCCCATTAATATCATAAATAGTATTATTGTTATAAGATTTATAAAAATTTAAAAAATTCTGATTTAAATAAAATTTATGTTTTATTAATTTTTTATTTTTGAGATTTATTTTATTTAAAGATATACATTTATTTTTTATCTTATTTACATAATAATTTCTTGATTTATTAAATTGCAAATAAGAGGAAGTAATATGATATGTTTTTTCAAGAGATAGCTGTATTTTTTTTAAGCAATTTAATTTATTTAAAAAAAATTTTTTTTTTCTACAATATAAGATAACTTTTTTATATCAGTATGAGAATTTAATAAAATTTCATGTTCTTCATGCATAATTTTATCTAATGTAAGAAGAACATTATCTATTTTTTGAAATACATCAATTAATTTTTTCATTTTTCTATCCATCTTTTAATTTATATTATTACTAAAATATAATATTATTAATTTTATAAAACAACTATTACCTCTCCATTATCATTAATTATTCCAGTAAAAATTTTCCTATCTTTAATTTGTACGCGTATTTTTTCTTTAATACCACCATTACCTAATGCTTTTCCAGTAGTAATAATTTCAAAATTTTTGCCTTCAAACTTAATAGTAACCTCTTTATTTAATGTAACTATCCAAAATGCACGCGTCATAGAAGATGTAATTGGTTGAAAAGGAAGAATATCGTGTAAATTTACTCTATTTATAACATCTTTTTTATTCAGATAAATTCCATTAGGAAGTTTATCTAAACGTCCAAATATAACTTTTAAATCTGATTCACTTATTTTTGTACCGCGAAAAATTTTTTTCTTCGCTACAATATAATGTCCCTTAACTTGTAATTCTAATTTTAAAAATTGATGTTGTTTCCCACAAACATATAAAATATCAAATAAACTAAAATTATAAAAATGATTTGATAATAAAAAATATGGTTTTTTACAAATTTGTTTTTTTTTAAAAGGGGTACGTATTAATATTTTAAAATTTTTTGGATTAAGAGAATATTCTTGCTTGAAAAATTCGTTTAAATGATTTATTAAATCATTAGCATTAATTTTAAAAGATAAAAAAAGTAATAAAATAAAAAAAATTTTTAATAATTTCATTTTTTTCCCTTATTAACTGAGAAAAACTAAAATTTAATCTATTAAAGTTAATTAATAAGTATAATATGTTTTAAAATTTTATAAATTTTATTTTAATATGGAGAAGATTTAATAAAAGTTTAATATAAATCTATTTTAAGTTTAAATTTTTTAGGAATTTATAATATAATCATATTTACAAATTAAATTTTTAAATTTAAATTTTTACAAGTAATTTAAAATAAATTTTTAATACCACTAACAAATATAATTTTAAAAATTTTAAATTCACAATAAAACAAGGATATAAATATGTTTGAAAAAATAAATAAAATGTTTAACTTAAATGAAAAATTATTGAATTTATATGCTACAAGAGAAGAAATTTTATCATCGAATATAGCTAATTCTGAAACACCTCAATACAAAGCAATGGATATTAACTTTAAAGACGCGTTTAAAAAAATACTACAACAAAATAAATCTAATGCTTCAAAAGTTACATTACAAAAAACTTCTCAATATCATTTAACACCAAAACTTAAAAAAAATAATATTCCTTTATTCACAATTAAACCTATTCAAACTAAAAATATTAAAATTGATGGGAATACAGTAGATATGAATCGTGAACGTGTGGAATTCATAAAAAATACTTTAAAATACGAAGAAAATTTAATGTTCATAAAAAATGAAATTAAAAACATCATGCATGTATTAAAAGGATAAAAAATATGTCTTTATTTAATATACTTAATATTGCAGGTTCAGCAATGACTGCACAATCAGAAAAAATAAATATTATTGCTACAAATTTAGCAAATGCAGATAGCATAATATATAAAAATGGAAAATATTATCCATATATTGCAAAAAAAGTTATTTTTAAAGCATCTAATGCAAATCAACAAGGAGTAGGAGGGGTTAAAGTAGCTTTAATAGTTAACGATAAAAATCCTATACAAATGATATATGATCCTAATCATCCTCTTTCTAATGAAAAAGGATATGTTTTAAAATCTAACATTAATCCAATTACAGAAACAATAGATCATATTTCTGCTTCAAGAGCTTATCAAGCTAATATAGAAGTATTAAAAACAGCGAAAAATATGATATTAAAAACGCTTTCTATTGGAGAATAAGGAAGAAGAAATGAATAATATTAATACTAATTCTTCTATAAATAATAATGTTAATGAAAAAAAGACTAATGATTTTAATAACACTACAAATCCATTAGATTTACAAAATAATTTTTTAAGTTTATTAATTGCACAAATTAAAAATCAAGATCCTACTGATCCTATTAAAAACACTGAGTTAACATCACAGTTAGCCCAAATTAATACAGCAACTGGAATTGAAAGGTTGAACAATACCGTAGGAAATTTTTCCGATAAAATAAATCAGAATCAAAATATTCAAATCTCGTCATTAATTGGTCATCGAGTTATGATACCTAGTTCACAAATTGTGCATACTAAAAATATGAATACAGAATTTGGAATAGATCTGATTAGCCAAGCAACATCAGTTGAAATAAAAATATTAGATGGAAATGAAAAAGTTTTACATGTAAAACAAATAAAAAATGTAACACCTGGAATATATAGCTTTACATGGGATGGTTTAGATTTAGACAAAAAAATTGTTTCTACTGGAAAATACAATGTCAATGTAACAGCTAAGAATAAAGACAAAGATGTTCCTGTAGAAATTTTATGTGAAGCATTAGTACATAGTATTATTACGTCTTCTAGAGATCCTATAATAGATTTAGGAGCAATGGGTACTACAACATTATCAAAAATTCGTAAAATTTTTAAATAAACATTCATATATTTAAAAATTTTTAAGATTAATTATTAAGGAATAAAAATATGTCAACAATGGAAGCTATTAGTGGATTAATGGCAAATAGTAACAACATAGATGTTGTATCTAACAATATAGCAAATGCTTCTACTATTGGGTTTAAATCTAGTACTCTTTCTTTTTTTGATATAGTATCTAACTCATTTTATTCTACTCAACTCATTGGATCTGGTGTCGGGGTCTCTAATATGAGGCAAAATTTTAGCAATGGAATATTAATGCAAACAGGTAGAGATTTAGACTTAGGTATTGTACAAGATGGTTTTTTTAGAGTATTAAATTCTAAAGGTTATGTATATTATACGCGGAATGGACAATTTTTATTAGATAAAGATAAAAATATTGTAAATATGGATGGAATGTACTTAACTGGTCAAAATCAATTTGATTTACAAAATAATTTAAACAATATATCTAAATTAGAACCTATTAATTTAAAAAAATCTGATATTCTTAAAGCAAAACAAACAAATACTATTACATTACATGCAGATTTAATTGAAAATAATCATCCTTCTACTAATACTATAACAGGTTCTAATGATGATATATCAAATTCAGAAATAAATAATATTACTGTATATGATAATAATGGACAAGCTCAAAATATAAATATTTCTATTGATAAAAACGAAAATGAATGGACTGTCAAAATTGAGTCAAATGATGAAAAAATAAATGATACTGTTCATTTAAAATTTGATTCTCAAGGCAAATTAATTTCTAATTCAAGTGTGCAGATTAAATCAAAAGCATTTAAAAATCTTGTGTTAAACATGGAATGTACATTAAAAAAATCAGAAAATGATAATAATACAATACAACTTTCTCAAAATGGATATCCAGAAGGTCATTTACAATCTTTTGAAATTTTAAACAATGGTGAAATTATAGGTCAGTATACAAATCAAAAAGTAGAAAAAATTGGACAAATATTTTTATCTAAATTTGTTAATCCAGAAAAACTAAAACCTGAAAGTGGAAACGTTTGGTCTGCTACTCAAGAAGCTGGTAATGAAAATATTGGCATTGCAGGAGACAAAGGATTTGGAATTATGATCTCCAAAACTTTAGAATCATCTAATGTTAATTTAAATAAAGAATTAATTAATATGATTGTAGCACAACGTAATTATCAATCTAGCGCACAAGCTTTCAAAACAGAAGATAAAATAATTAATACATTAATAAATTTAAGATAATTTTAAAAATTAGGTATTTTAATGGACAACACAATTTATCAATCAATGAAAGCAGCTATGCGATTATTAGAAAATCAAAATATTATTGCAAATAATTTAGCAAACATATCCACTAATGGTTTTAAAGAAACATTTAATCTTTTTATAATCGATGAAAATGTAAAGAATTTATATAAAACTCGAACACAAAAATATTATAATTTTTTAGAAGGTATGATAACTAATACGCAAAGAAAACTTGATTTAATTATTAAAAATAATGGTTGGTTAGTAATAAAAGATGCAAATGGAAAAGAAGCATATACAAAAAATGGACATTTACAAACAAATGCACAAGGACAGCTTACTATTCAAAACTATAAAGTAGTTGGCAACCAAGGAGATATAAAAATACCAAACAATGTAAATATAAAAATTTTATCTAATGGTACTATTACAGAAATGCAAGAAAAACAAAATAAAATTTTTGAAAAAACAATAGGATCATTAAAATTAGTATGTTTTAAAAAAAATGATCTTATTCAAAAAGATAATGGATTATTTTACTTAAAAAATAGTATGTTTAATCAGAATTTACAAGTACCACATGATAAAACTGTACGTGTACAATCAGAAATGCTAGAAGACAGTAATGTTAATCCGACTAAAAACATGGTTGACATGATATCCAATGCTCGGCAATTTGAAATGAATATGAAAATGATATCAATGTACGATCAAAACGTAGAACGTGCTAACCAACTATTTAATGTAAACAATTAAAAGGATAAAAGTATGATTCCTTCTTTATGGATTTCTAAAACAGGTCTTGATGCCCAACAAATTAATATGAACGTTATTTCAAATAACTTAGCAAACGTTAGTACAAATGGATTTAAACGGTCTAGAGCAGTTTTTGAAGATTTAATGTATCAAACAATACGACAAGCAGGAACAAATTCATCTATTGATACAACTTTACCTTCTGGATTGCAAATAGGTACAGGAGTAAGACCTGTTGCGACCGAAAGAATTCATAGCCAAGGAAACTTATCTAAAACAGATTCTTCAAAAGATGTCGCTATTAATGGACCAGGATTTTTTCAAGTACAATTACCAGATGGAAATATAGCATATACACGAGATGGTTCGTTTCAATTAGATCAGAATGGTCAACTAGTAACTAATAGTGGATTTGCAGTAGTACCTGAAATTAACATTCCTCCAAACTCTACAAATATTAATATAGCAAGAGATGGCATTGTTAGTGTTACTATACAAGGTCAAACACAACCTATTTCTATTGGTCAATTAAATTTAATTAATTTTATTAATGATTCTGGACTAGAAAGTCTAGGAGAAAACTTATACCAAGAAACACAAGCATCTGGAAGCCCAATAGATACTACACCAGGTCTAAATGGTACAGGTTTGTTGTATCAAGGATATGTTGAAACATCAAATGTTAACGTTGCTGAAGAATTAGTAAACATGATTCAAACTCAACGAGCTTACGAAATTAATAGTAAATCTATAAATACTTCAGATCAAATGTTACAAAAATTATCTCAACTATAAAAATTGATTTTAATACTAAAAATAAATTTAAAATTTATATATTAAAATTTTTTTATTAAGGATTATTTTTCCGTGGTAAAGTTATTTAGTTATAAAATTAAATATTATTTAACTATTCTTGCTTTATTAGCTATTCAAAGTTGCTCTTCTATGGAACATCAGCCTTTGGTTAGTGGAATTACTACTGCTATAGCTCCAAATGTTTTTCCTACAACTGCAAATGGCTCACTATTCCAAGAAACTACACCTATTAATTATGGTTATCAACCACTATTTGAGGATCATCGATCCCATAATATTGGAGATACAATAACTATTGTATTACAAGAAAATATCAGTGCAAGCAACAGCTCTTCTTCTAATATGACTCGAAATGGTACAGCAAATTTAGGAATGACAATCACACCAGGACAATTAAATCCTATGTTAGGCTTTAATATTAATGAAAGTAAAACCGGGTTTGATAGTATAGGAAAAAATGATTTTTATGGAAAAGGTAGTCATTCAGCTAAAAACACATTTACTGGACTTATCACTGTAACTGTAAAAAGAGTACTACCAAATGGAAACTTACAAGTAGTTGGTGAAAAACAAGTTGCTATTAATGAAGGAATAGAATTTATTAGATTTTCAGGAGTAGTCAATCCTCATAATATTAATAAAAATAATTTAGTTGCTTCAACTCAAATTGCGGATACACGTATTGAATATGTAAGTAATAGTCGTATTAATGAAACTCAAAAAATGGGTTGGTTACAACGATTGTTATTAAAAATTTCTCCGATTTAATATTAAAAATTAAAAAATAAAATTCTTAATATCATTTAAACTCATAAAGGATTAAAAAATCCTTTATGAGTAAAATTTTTGTATACAGTTAAAAATTATTGATAAATGACATATTATATATTTTGTATATAATATATATTAAAAAAATAGAACTAATAAAGTAAATGTATAAGGTATTTTATGTTTAAAATAATATCGTTATTAAAATTTATTATTTGTATTTTAATAAGTTTTTATTCTTTTGCTCATGCTGAAAAAATACGTGATTTAACTAGTATTGAAGGTATAAGAGATAATCAGCTAATTGGTTATGGTCTAATAGTTGGACTTGATGGAACTGGTGATCAGTCCACACAAGCTCCATTTACTAATCAATCATTATATAATATGCTTTCTCAATTAGGTGTAACTATACCTCCAGATACTAACATGCATCTAAAAAATGTAGCAGCTGTAATAGTTACAGCAAAATTACCGCCATTTAGTCATGCAGGAGAACAAATAGATGTAGTAGTTTCTTCTATGGGTAATGCAAAAAGTCTTAAAGGAGGAACACTATTAATGACTCCTTTAAAAGGTACTGATAATCAAATTTATGCAATTGCTCAAGGAAATATATTAGTATCTGAAAAAATTAATTCTCAAAAAAAAAATAATTTCATTATGCTTAATCAAGTAAATTCAGGAAGAATTAATCATGGAGCTACTATTGAAAAAGAAGTGAATACTGATTTTGGTAGGAAAAAAATAATTAACCTACAATTAAATCAAGAAGATTTTAGCATTGCACAAAAAATAAGTGATATGATTAACACAAAGTATCCTGATACAGCTATAGCAATAAATTCTAAAACAGTACAATTAAACACATATGCTAATAATACAATACAAGTTCATATGCTTTCTAATATTCAAGATATAGATATTTCTATACCATCACAAGAAGCTAGGGTAATAGTTAACCCTAGAACTGGTTCAATTGTAATGAACAAAGAAGTAAGGTTAGGAACATGCATTATTGCTCATAAAAATTTATCTATAATTATTAATAAAATAATTAAAAAAAATAGTCATTTAAACTTTTTGCAATCAGTTCAAAATAACAAATCAGATTTATTAAAAAATATTAATAATAAAAATTATATTGAAAATGAAACATATAATAATGATAGTTTAAACAACATAATACAAGCATTAAACGCTTTAGGAACAAAACCAGATGAATTAATATCTATTCTTCAATCAATGAAAAGTGCAGGTTGTCTCCATGCTAAATTGGAAATTATTTAATGAAAAATTATTTATCTTTATTTAATATAACAAATTACCATGCTAAATTAGTTGACGATTTAAAATATCAAGTCAAAACCAATCCTAAAAAATATATTTTAGAAACAGCTAAACAAGTAGAAGGTATTTTTATTCATATGTTATTAAAAAGCATGCGATATTCTATCACAGAAGGAAATTTATTAGATAATAATCAAAGTCGCTTATATACTGAAATATATGATGAACAAATTTCAAAAGAATTAACTAAAAAAGGCATTGGATTAACAAATATTATTTTAAAACAAATCGAACAAAAAAAATTATATATATAACAATTTCTTAAGGGAGACTATATGAGTTCTATACTAACTGCTACTATTTCAAGTATTGATGCTATTAAAATATTAATTGACAATACATCAGAAAAAGTTTTAAATCCAAATTATAGAAATTCATCAGAACGTATTTCAATAGAAAATAATGTAGATTCATCTAATGCTAATGCAGGAGTAAAAATACAAAAGGTATATGATGAATATAACAATTTTATTGAAGAAGAAAAGCGAAGAACCAGTGAACGAGTGCAAGATGAAGAAACAAGAATTGAACAATATATAAAACTAGAAGATTTATTTGTTAAAAAAATACATATTTTTAATGACTTAATGAACAAATTATATTCTTCTATTCAAGAAAATATTTCAAATCGAAATCAAAACGTATTTAATGAAGAAATAGAGAGAAATTTAAAAAATGTTGTAGATGAATTGAAAAATTTTAATACCGAATTAACATTTTTAGAAAATGACATTAAAAATATTATATCAGAGAAAATAAAAAAAGCAAATATCTTAATTAATCAAATTTATAATCTTAATATTGATATTCATTATTTTCCAGTCAAGCAAGCTCCTAACGGAATTTATAAATACATTGATCAAAGAGATAAACTAGTTGATGAATTAAATGACATTATCGGTGTTACAGTAGTTAAAGAAAATGATAACTTTGAAGTACGTTTGAATAGTGGAATGTGTCTTATTAATAATGATAAAAAGAAAAATTTAATGATCCTTACATCTGATACTGACAAAAAATATATTAGTGTTGGATATTGGGATGATAACGAAAAAACACTGAAAAAAATGGAACATATGATTCCAAGCGGATCTTTAGGAGGTCTTCTTGCGTTTCGAAGAGAAGAATTACAAAATGCTAGAAACAAGCTTGGACAACTAACTGTAAATTTTGCTGACAGTATTAATGAAAATCATACATTAGGGTATGATATGCTTGGTAATATTGGGAAACAAGTATTCAATATTAGTACACCTGAAATTATATCTAGCTCAAATAACAAATCTAATCCTTTTACATCTATCCAATGGATATCCACAAGTAATGCACAAGATAGTAACTATATAGTATATATGAGAAATAATAATTGGACGGTGCAAAGATTAAGCGATAAAACAACATTTGAACCAGAAATATATCACAATAACAATAATGTATATCTTACCTTTGACGGCATGGAGTTAAAAATTGAGGGAAATAATAATGAAGGTAATATGTATATGATTAAACCATATGATAAAACATTAGATGAACTAGAGTTGTTAATTGTAGAAAATAGTCCATTTGCATTTTCTTCAACAGATGACGTAAGCCAGCAAAATA encodes the following:
- a CDS encoding flagellar basal body P-ring protein FlgI gives rise to the protein MFKIISLLKFIICILISFYSFAHAEKIRDLTSIEGIRDNQLIGYGLIVGLDGTGDQSTQAPFTNQSLYNMLSQLGVTIPPDTNMHLKNVAAVIVTAKLPPFSHAGEQIDVVVSSMGNAKSLKGGTLLMTPLKGTDNQIYAIAQGNILVSEKINSQKKNNFIMLNQVNSGRINHGATIEKEVNTDFGRKKIINLQLNQEDFSIAQKISDMINTKYPDTAIAINSKTVQLNTYANNTIQVHMLSNIQDIDISIPSQEARVIVNPRTGSIVMNKEVRLGTCIIAHKNLSIIINKIIKKNSHLNFLQSVQNNKSDLLKNINNKNYIENETYNNDSLNNIIQALNALGTKPDELISILQSMKSAGCLHAKLEII
- a CDS encoding flagellar basal body L-ring protein FlgH; amino-acid sequence: MVKLFSYKIKYYLTILALLAIQSCSSMEHQPLVSGITTAIAPNVFPTTANGSLFQETTPINYGYQPLFEDHRSHNIGDTITIVLQENISASNSSSSNMTRNGTANLGMTITPGQLNPMLGFNINESKTGFDSIGKNDFYGKGSHSAKNTFTGLITVTVKRVLPNGNLQVVGEKQVAINEGIEFIRFSGVVNPHNINKNNLVASTQIADTRIEYVSNSRINETQKMGWLQRLLLKISPI
- the flgF gene encoding flagellar basal-body rod protein FlgF, with product MDNTIYQSMKAAMRLLENQNIIANNLANISTNGFKETFNLFIIDENVKNLYKTRTQKYYNFLEGMITNTQRKLDLIIKNNGWLVIKDANGKEAYTKNGHLQTNAQGQLTIQNYKVVGNQGDIKIPNNVNIKILSNGTITEMQEKQNKIFEKTIGSLKLVCFKKNDLIQKDNGLFYLKNSMFNQNLQVPHDKTVRVQSEMLEDSNVNPTKNMVDMISNARQFEMNMKMISMYDQNVERANQLFNVNN
- a CDS encoding FlgK family flagellar hook-associated protein: MSSILTATISSIDAIKILIDNTSEKVLNPNYRNSSERISIENNVDSSNANAGVKIQKVYDEYNNFIEEEKRRTSERVQDEETRIEQYIKLEDLFVKKIHIFNDLMNKLYSSIQENISNRNQNVFNEEIERNLKNVVDELKNFNTELTFLENDIKNIISEKIKKANILINQIYNLNIDIHYFPVKQAPNGIYKYIDQRDKLVDELNDIIGVTVVKENDNFEVRLNSGMCLINNDKKKNLMILTSDTDKKYISVGYWDDNEKTLKKMEHMIPSGSLGGLLAFRREELQNARNKLGQLTVNFADSINENHTLGYDMLGNIGKQVFNISTPEIISSSNNKSNPFTSIQWISTSNAQDSNYIVYMRNNNWTVQRLSDKTTFEPEIYHNNNNVYLTFDGMELKIEGNNNEGNMYMIKPYDKTLDELELLIVENSPFAFSSTDDVSQQNRNNAIIIYNLNKDKLVNKKDTLGMSYLKFLKSISYKCNDLEEKVPFKRQMIQILKNKKLSMSDDINEDYQNLSYEQKCYIANVKILKMAESIFNDIIDCYS
- a CDS encoding rod-binding protein; translation: MKNYLSLFNITNYHAKLVDDLKYQVKTNPKKYILETAKQVEGIFIHMLLKSMRYSITEGNLLDNNQSRLYTEIYDEQISKELTKKGIGLTNIILKQIEQKKLYI
- the flgG gene encoding flagellar basal-body rod protein FlgG; translation: MIPSLWISKTGLDAQQINMNVISNNLANVSTNGFKRSRAVFEDLMYQTIRQAGTNSSIDTTLPSGLQIGTGVRPVATERIHSQGNLSKTDSSKDVAINGPGFFQVQLPDGNIAYTRDGSFQLDQNGQLVTNSGFAVVPEINIPPNSTNINIARDGIVSVTIQGQTQPISIGQLNLINFINDSGLESLGENLYQETQASGSPIDTTPGLNGTGLLYQGYVETSNVNVAEELVNMIQTQRAYEINSKSINTSDQMLQKLSQL